Proteins encoded in a region of the Nicotiana tomentosiformis chromosome 9, ASM39032v3, whole genome shotgun sequence genome:
- the LOC138898812 gene encoding uncharacterized protein — MPQEWQLTLYLMMRVNTRGARVIPQLLHYLIPLYLTRPHQFPAPTEGAAVLPTDILIPPPVPASDSGISKGALRGAIQMLTQIVASQAQRLNVTPTFSIQQGGSIGYRMNMFFQLDPPMFTCANPEEDPHDFIDKMHKTLRVMRATKTEGVELAAYLLKGVAYSRFGLWEDSRDEGSLLARWSEFADALMDHFFPFETRAARATEFENLKQGSKSVWEYHMEFVRLSKDAIFMLPTMEGLSPLVINDAATTALNSDMNYRKMIAFAQATENRKLKNRMCRLRGHIQRECRSSRQGTGRGTAQPSSSAAATSSTPPPARGTPARTRRGAARGGAQSSGGPSHFYTMSGLQSAEDSPYVVTGILIVQFHDVTDTDAEAPTLESVPLVNELPEVFPDELPRIPPDKEIDFVIDVMTAMRPISIPPYRMAPAELMELKE; from the exons atgcctcaggagtggcagttgaccctttacttgatgatgcgggtgaatacccgaggggcGAGGGTAATCCCCCAactgctacactacctgattccactaTACCTGACCAGGCCACATCAGtttcctgcacctactgagggtgcagcaGTTCTTCCAACTGATATTCTGATTCCACCTCCAGTCCCAGCTTCTGATTCTGGTATTTCCAAAGGGGCtcttaggggagctatccagatgctgacacagatagtggcttctcaggctcAGAGATTAAATGTTACACCAACTTTTTCTATTCAACAAGGGGGTTCTATTGGTTATAGGATGAACATGTTttttcagttggatcctccgatGTTCACGtgtgctaatcccgaggaggacccacatgacttcattgataagatgcataagactctccgagttatgcgcgctactaagacggagggagtggagttggccgcctacctcctgaaaggggtggcctattctcgGTTTgggctgtgggaggactctcgggatgAGGGGAGCCTTctagcgaggtggagtgagtttgctgacgCTTTGATGGACCATTTCTTTCCTTtcgagactagggcagcccgtgccacagagtttgagaaccttaagcaaggaagtaagagtgtgtgggagtatcacatggagttcgtgcgTCTGTCTAAAGATGCTATtttcatgttgcctactatggagggccttagccctttggttatcaaTGAtgccgctacaactgccttgaattcagatatgaactataGGAAGATGatagcatttgctcaagctacagagaaccgtaagttgaagaacagaat gtgcagattgaggggtcatattcagagggagtgtcgttcatcccgccagggtaCGGGCAGGGGCACGGCACAACCATCtagttctgcagctgctacatcttcaacaccccctccagctcgaggtacTCCAGCACGAACAAGGCGTGGTGCCGCTAGGGGTGGTgcgcagagttcaggaggacccagccaTTTCTATACTATGAGTGGTCTCCAGAGTGCAGAGGATTCTCCatatgttgtcacaggtatattgattgtccaatttcatgat gttacggacaccgatgctgaggcacctacactcgagtctgtgccaCTGGTGAATGAATTACctgaggtctttcctgatgagctccctaggATTCCGCCAGACAAGGAGATTGATTTTGTGATTGATGTGATGACAGCCATGcggcctatatctattcctccctacaggatggcaccagcagaattaatggagctaaaggaataa